In Cololabis saira isolate AMF1-May2022 chromosome 1, fColSai1.1, whole genome shotgun sequence, the following proteins share a genomic window:
- the cbx6a gene encoding chromobox protein homolog 6a: MEPSAAGDRIFAAESILKRRVRKGRIEYLVKWKGWAMKHSTWEPEENILDDRLIMGFEQKERERELHGPKKRGPKPKNFVMKARTHKGETSSQASSSRQNTTRSSSSTSGRAAPSSSASLHHLPSSSTSSASVAPSPKLNSLAATHKLKKDIHRCHRMSRRPLPRSDPLATTFSSAGGFSSRMHVSPFSETVRILNRRVKPREVKRGRIILNLKVIDKPGRGGAAAGGRNTKAGRQTIPSRNRIIGKKGEGPYRPFQPPLKMLGFPMYGKPFGLQCGGPVSFHSHPGSCASTGTREKHAPSSQYLSPPSPSSSSGSEEKSPTNETVQSQPATDAPSLSNEKSSGAQKGLSPNSSPSNLSSDANPVASTSTFFPSSPSSSLEGDEEGSVDHSLPTERSRKSPSQRRAKHQPPTTLPSVTSGEQTSAPVEPQRVPAEGDPDWHPELAPSCKDVVVTDVTTNLVTVTIKEFPSHASGPASPSASPKNSSSPLPVTSQDPSTLKPRSPWQRAEESSLATRRQRGSIFKQTTRCHQYYILRAAGRRQQRHRHTDSRESAVTPLIMKFVVVLVGAGTLAFLGAVICIVASVYPRNRGAPSADNGTLSSEALLQLEPGPLGALTGAGSYDEGNGLGGLGLELPPLNELHLGEETGTGSAKQFSFSRLICKPVPAGDCRSRDLRREEQADDPLYGAGAGDEDLRTAAEELRQTVLQQNDQILMDRRTIRELTGKLSECESGLEDERSPSPARSVGVWSGGRRAMAGDDVSSSAAAQLQTARAVEELARAIMELKDRIEKLEAEIGPAALNLTDTSVGASSSGGVGSSGGSPGTSGKAPSPPTGSASSPPAVAAPGGRRPASPASPGSKPSSKAPLGRGKGTWRVEDLEGELERKIKMLEKERQAMRKETQGQHEKINQGIDTVNHRVTELETTLTEPPFPDGFVLSFPMRTNYMYGLVRKEITEMYAFTACVWLKVKEGGIGTPFSYSVPGQPNELVLLQGVHNPVELLINDKVAQLPLSLPQDEWQHICVSWTLRDGVWKAYQGGKMRGRGEGLAAWHPIKPGGVLILGQEQDTLGGRFDASQALVGELSLFNLWDRVLKPGEVAALADCSSPALGNIAPWTDHDVDVYGGATKESLDPCNASQRSSPSSPKQ; the protein is encoded by the exons ATGGAACCCTCGGCGGCGGGAGATCGCATTTTCGCCGCGGAATCCATCCTGAAACGCCGCGTCCGCAAG GGAAGAATTGAGTACCTAGTTAAATGGAAGGGATGGGCCATGAA GCACAGCACTTGGGAGCCAGAGGAGAATATTTTGGATGACAGACTGATAATGGGCTTTGAACAGAA GGAAAGGGAAAGGGAATTGCATGGTCCAAAGAAACGGGGACCAAAACCCAAAAACTTTGTTATGAAG GCTCGTACACACAAAGGAGAGACCAGCAGCCAAGCTTCAAGTAGCCGGCAGAACACAACGCGCTCTTCTTCCTCCACCTCCGGTCGAGCAGCTCCTTCCTCCTCTGCCTCACTTCATCATTTACCATCGTCATCCACCTCTTCTGCATCTGTGGCACCCTCTCCTAAACTCAACTCTCTTGCAGCCACCCACAAGCTAAAGAAAGACATTCACCGCTGTCACCGGATGTCCAGGCGTCCTCTGCCGCGTTCAGATCCCCTGGCGACCACTTTTTCCAGCGCAGGTGGCTTCTCCTCCCGGATGCACGTTTCCCCCTTCTCTGAGACCGTCCGCATCCTTAACCGCAGAGTGAAACCTCGGGAGGTGAAGAGAGGTCGGATCATCCTCAACCTGAAAGTAATTGACAAGCCAGGTAGAGGTGGCGCAGCTGCAGGTGGTAGGAACACTAAAGCAGGACGCCAAACCATCCCGTCTCGCAATCGTATTATTGGTAAGAAGGGAGAGGGCCCTTACAGACCCTTTCAGCCTCCTCTGAAGATGTTGGGGTTCCCAATGTATGGGAAGCCATTCGGGCTGCAGTGTGGAGGCCCCGTTTCTTTTCACTCTCATCCAGGCTCATGCGCCAGCACAGGCACTAGAGAAAAACACGCCCCCTCCTCTCAGTACTTGTCACCCCCATCTCCTTCCAGCTCCAGCGGGTCTGAGGAAAAATCCCCCACCAATGAGACTGTACAGTCTCAGCCTGCCACCGACGCACCCTCTCTCAGCAATGAGAAGTCTTCAGGAGCCCAGAAGGGCCTGAGCCCAAATTCATCTCCTTCCAACTTGTCCTCAGATGCAAATCCTGTGGCATCAACATCTACCTTTTTCCCTTCATCACCATCTTCTTCATTAGAAGGTGATGAGGAAGGTTCTGTGGACCATTCGCTTCCCACAGAGAGAAGCAGGAAAAGTCCTTCCCAGCGCAGAGCCAAACATCAGCCGCCTACCACACTTCCTTCTGTCACTTCTGGGGAACAAACCTCGGCTCCTGTTGAGCCGCAGAGGGTGCCTGCCGAGGGAGACCCTGACTGGCATCCAGAATTGGCACCAAGTTGCAAGGATGTCGTCGTCACGGATGTGACTACCAACCTCGTCACCGTCACTATAAAAGAGTTCCCCTCTCATGCTTCTGGCCCGGCCTCGCCTTCTGCTAGCCCCAAAAATTCTTCCTCCCCGCTTCCTGTCACCTCACAGGACCCCTCAACTTTGAAGCCA CGGTCGCCATGGCAACGCGCGGAGGAGAGCAGCCTAGCAACAAGGAGACAGAGAGGGAGCATCTTTAAGCAGACAACGCGGTGCCATCAGTATTACATCCTGAGAGCGGCAGGAAGACGACAGCAGCGCCATAGGCACACAGACAGTCGTGAATCAGCTGTTACTCCAC TGATAATGAAGTTCGTGGTGGTGCTGGTGGGAGCGGGGACTCTGGCCTTCCTCGGAGCGGTCATCTGCATCGTCGCCAGCGTTTATCCCCGGAACCGCGGGGCCCCCTCCGCTGACAACGGCACCCTGAGCTCGGaggcgctgctgcagctggagcCCGGGCCCCTGGGGGCCCTCACCGGCGCCGGCTCCTACGATGAGGGGAACGGGCTGGGCGGCCTCGGCCTGGAGCTGCCCCCTCTCAACGAGCTCCACCTCGGCGAGGAAACGGGGACGGGGTCGGCCAAACAGTTCAGCTTCAGCCGCCTGATCTGCAAGCCCGTCCCCGCGGGGGACTGCAGGAGCAGAGACCTGCGGCGGGAGGAGCAGGCGGACGACCCGCTGtacggagccggagccggggaTGAGGACCTGCGGACGGCCGCGGAGGAGCTCCGGCAGACGGTGCTGCAGCAGAACGACCAGATCCTCATGGACCGGCGGACCATCCGGGAGCTGACGGGGAAGCTGAGCGAGTGCGAGAGCGGCCTGGAGGACGAGAGGAGTCCGTCGCCGGCGCGCAGCGTCGGGGTGTGGAGCGGCGGCCGCCGCGCCATGGCCGGGGACGACGTGAGCTCCTCCGCGGCCGCGCAGCTGCAGACGGCCCGGGCCGTGGAGGAGCTGGCCAGGGCCATCATGGAGCTGAAGGACCGCATTGAGAAGCTCGAG GCGGAGATAGGGCCTGCTGCCTTGAACCTCACTGACACATCTGTGGGCGCAAGTAGCAGCGGTGGTGTCGGCAGCAGCGGCGGCTCGCCAGGTACTTCTGGAAAGGCTCCTTCTCCGCCCACCGGCAGCGCTTCCTCTCCACCAGCAGTGGCTGCTCCCGGAGGCCGTCGTCCTGCTTCCCCAGCCTCCCCCGGCTCCAAGCCCTCCTCAAAGGCTCCCCTCGGTCGAGGAAAGGGCACCTGGagggtggaggacctggaggggGAGCTGGAGAGGAAGATAAAGATGCTGGAGAAGGAGCGGCAAGCTATGAGGAAGGAGACACAGGGCCAACATGAGAAGATCAACCAGGGCATTGACACCGTCAACCACCGCGTCACTGAGCTGGAGACCA CGCTGACAGAGCCTCCCTTCCCCGATGGATTTGTGCTGTCCTTCCCCATGAGGACCAACTACATGTACGGTCTGGTCAGGAAGGAGATAACTGAGATGTACGCGTTCACTGCCTGTGTGTGGCTCAAGGTCAAAGAGGGGGGGATCGGGACCCCGTTCTCGTACTCGGTGCCGGGGCAGCCCAACGAGCTGGTGTTGCTGCAGGGGGTCCACAATCCTGTAGAGCTGCTCATCAATGACAAG GTGGCGCAGCTTCCTCTGTCCCTGCCACAGGATGAGTGGCAGCACATATGCGTCAGCTGGACCTTGAGGGATGGAGTGTGGAAGGCTTACCAGGGGGGGAAGATGAGAGGGAGGGGAGAGGGACTCGCAGCCTGGCATCCCATCAAACCAGGGGGGGTTCTCATACTGGGACAGGAACAG GATACCCTCGGGGGGCGTTTTGATGCCTCTCAGGCCCTGGTTGGAGAACTGTCCCTGTTCAACCTTTGGGACCGGGTGCTGAAGCCCGGAGAGGTGGCCGCCCTGGCCGACTGCAGCTCCCCAGCTCTGGGAAACATTGCCCCCTGGACCGATCACGACGTAGATGTCTACGGCGGTGCCACCAAAGAATCCCTAGACCCGTGCAATGCCTCCCAGAGATCCAGCCCCTCCAGCCCCAAACAATGA